In one window of Cellulophaga sp. HaHa_2_95 DNA:
- a CDS encoding alpha-L-fucosidase: MNSKYIVVVLLFVCFSAFSQLKNKPELNEEFMDMGFGIFVHWSLDSQLGSVISHSLVGASDDYVNKYFNELPKTFYPDKFDADEWARLFKVAGAEYVVFTAKHHSGFCMWDTKTTDFNIMNTPYGKDIVGELITALRKYDLKVGIYFSPEDFSFIHKQGHLISRKGPMTQISANKELFEYDKTQVKELINNYGPIDVMFFDAFDAKPMAQYVHEINPDIVVTRGEMSTPEQSIPGGAMPGPWETCMTMGTQWQYKPTNETYKDGSELIEKLIEIRAKGGNFLMNIGPKPDGEIPIEQEERLREIALWMYVNEEGIKNVRPVPTIVKDGAMWFTKGTDENTAYVFLTGQKDWFKGFRRDFLLKNIKSTKKTTISVLGQNDLVVEYWPENTPTSRFIQHKDLLEISISRAQRLYNDKIWPNPIVVKLTNIEFIKK, translated from the coding sequence ATGAATTCTAAATATATAGTTGTAGTACTACTTTTTGTTTGCTTTTCTGCATTTTCACAATTGAAAAATAAACCAGAACTCAACGAAGAATTCATGGATATGGGGTTCGGAATTTTTGTGCATTGGAGCCTGGATTCACAACTGGGGAGCGTTATTAGTCATTCTTTGGTGGGAGCCTCAGATGATTATGTGAATAAATATTTTAACGAACTTCCTAAAACATTCTATCCAGATAAATTTGATGCCGATGAATGGGCGCGCTTATTTAAAGTAGCAGGAGCAGAATATGTTGTTTTTACCGCAAAGCACCATAGCGGTTTTTGTATGTGGGATACAAAAACCACCGATTTTAATATCATGAATACGCCCTATGGTAAAGATATTGTTGGAGAATTAATAACAGCATTACGTAAGTATGATCTAAAAGTAGGTATCTATTTTTCTCCTGAAGATTTTAGCTTTATCCATAAGCAAGGGCATTTAATTTCACGTAAAGGGCCAATGACGCAAATTTCAGCGAATAAAGAGCTTTTTGAATATGATAAAACACAGGTTAAAGAACTCATTAATAATTACGGACCTATCGATGTGATGTTTTTTGATGCTTTCGATGCAAAGCCAATGGCGCAATATGTTCATGAAATAAATCCAGATATTGTGGTGACTAGAGGTGAAATGAGTACTCCAGAGCAATCTATTCCTGGTGGTGCTATGCCTGGACCTTGGGAAACGTGCATGACAATGGGTACGCAATGGCAATACAAACCAACAAATGAAACCTATAAAGATGGTTCAGAATTAATTGAAAAATTGATTGAAATTAGAGCTAAAGGCGGAAATTTCTTGATGAATATAGGGCCAAAACCAGATGGCGAAATTCCTATTGAACAAGAAGAGCGCTTGCGAGAAATAGCACTTTGGATGTATGTGAATGAAGAAGGGATAAAAAATGTAAGACCAGTACCTACTATTGTTAAAGATGGTGCTATGTGGTTTACAAAAGGTACAGATGAAAACACCGCATATGTGTTTCTTACCGGACAGAAAGATTGGTTTAAAGGTTTTAGAAGAGATTTTCTTTTAAAAAATATTAAATCAACGAAAAAGACTACTATTTCTGTATTAGGGCAGAATGATTTGGTGGTTGAGTATTGGCCAGAAAATACGCCGACGTCTCGGTTTATACAACATAAAGATTTGTTAGAAATATCAATAAGTAGAGCGCAAAGGCTTTATAATGATAAAATTTGGCCAAACCCAATAGTGGTAAAATTAACCAATATAGAATTTATTAAGAAATAA
- a CDS encoding alpha-L-fucosidase yields the protein MKNDVCGRNFYLSLGFVIIFMSCALAQSSDKMDWWKDAKFGMFMHWGLYSQTAGYWDGHVAKGNEHFMIHEKIALKEYATIADDFNPTNFNAEKWVLTAQEAGMKYIIITSKHHDGFAMFDSPSNDYNIKSRTPYAKDPMKELVDACHKHDMKFGFYYSLGRDWEDPDVATNWPHKGGRSNLVDYPDEDIKVFSRYFERKVKPQVKELLTQYGKIDVMWFDTPELISPEESKELRELILDLQPHCIINSRIKHGFGDYKVTEQEIVDGLEVEPWEACITMGKNWGYIEYDTVYKSSELMTRQLLEIVSKGGNLLLNNGPTAKGEITDLAQERLAEMGSWIKQNAEGIYGSKPWSVQSERLTEVVESVKETNASMDENTMKDNLHDGTSKDIFPEVIFTTKNNFIYAYVCSTTTAEVTIAALATKNGAKIKSVTPLNNSNNVKWKQTTKGLTLKMPVTSDQIIPISGFRIELK from the coding sequence ATGAAGAACGACGTTTGTGGTAGGAATTTTTATTTGAGTTTAGGTTTTGTAATTATTTTTATGAGTTGTGCCTTAGCCCAATCATCCGATAAAATGGACTGGTGGAAAGATGCCAAATTTGGTATGTTTATGCATTGGGGTTTATACTCGCAAACTGCTGGTTATTGGGATGGACATGTAGCAAAAGGTAATGAGCATTTTATGATTCATGAAAAAATAGCATTAAAAGAATATGCTACCATTGCAGATGATTTTAACCCTACTAATTTCAATGCAGAGAAATGGGTGCTTACCGCACAGGAGGCAGGAATGAAATATATCATCATCACCTCTAAACATCATGATGGGTTTGCAATGTTTGATTCTCCATCAAACGATTATAATATAAAAAGTAGAACACCCTACGCCAAAGATCCTATGAAAGAATTGGTGGACGCTTGCCATAAGCACGACATGAAATTTGGGTTTTATTATTCTTTAGGTCGTGATTGGGAAGACCCTGATGTGGCAACAAATTGGCCGCATAAAGGCGGACGTAGCAATTTGGTAGATTATCCAGATGAAGATATAAAAGTGTTTAGCCGTTATTTTGAGCGAAAAGTGAAGCCACAGGTAAAAGAATTACTTACCCAATATGGAAAAATTGATGTTATGTGGTTTGATACGCCAGAGTTAATTAGTCCTGAAGAAAGTAAAGAATTACGAGAGCTAATACTTGATTTACAACCTCATTGTATTATAAACAGCCGTATTAAACATGGCTTTGGGGATTATAAAGTTACCGAGCAAGAAATTGTTGATGGCTTGGAAGTAGAACCTTGGGAAGCGTGTATTACCATGGGGAAAAACTGGGGATATATTGAATATGATACCGTTTATAAATCTTCAGAATTAATGACCAGACAACTTCTTGAAATTGTAAGTAAAGGAGGGAATTTATTATTGAATAATGGTCCAACTGCAAAAGGAGAAATTACAGATTTGGCGCAAGAACGATTGGCGGAAATGGGTTCTTGGATCAAACAGAATGCTGAGGGTATCTATGGCTCTAAACCATGGAGCGTACAAAGTGAAAGACTTACAGAAGTTGTTGAAAGCGTTAAGGAAACTAATGCTTCTATGGATGAAAATACGATGAAAGATAATTTGCATGATGGTACTTCTAAAGACATTTTCCCAGAAGTAATATTCACAACAAAGAATAACTTTATCTATGCCTATGTGTGCAGTACAACTACTGCAGAAGTAACCATTGCGGCATTAGCGACAAAAAACGGAGCTAAAATAAAATCGGTAACACCACTAAATAATTCAAACAATGTAAAGTGGAAGCAAACCACAAAGGGTCTTACCTTAAAAATGCCTGTGACTAGTGATCAAATTATTCCTATTTCTGGTTTTAGAATTGAATTAAAATAA
- a CDS encoding glycoside hydrolase family 3 protein, with translation MIVKKSFIVALILLPVLGFSQEKYTFQNQELPIEARVNDLVERLTIEEKISMMVSTAEAISRLDVEKYYHGNEALHGVVKGGRFTVFPQAIALAATWNPDLIYEVSTAISDEARGKWNFYNQGKDQKNVYSDLLTFWSPTINMARDPRWGRTPETYGEDPYLTSRIGVSFVKGLQGDNEKYLKVVSTPKHFVANNQEENRFAYNAKISEKSLREYYFPAYKATVQEANAQSIMSAYNAINGVPSTANSWLLNTVLREEWGFEGYVVSDCGAPTYIEKSHKYVSTKEQAAKVALEGGLDLECGDDIYAKHLLTAYNKGLVPKESIDKAITRILTARFKLGIFDSTEGNPYTKISPEVIGSKEHQHLALETSRQSMVLLKNQNNLLPIDLSEKKKIAVVGFNANQVVFGDYSGLSVVKPVSPLEGIIEKVGNNADVTYVKWKTAARNLNLIEAENLRNDHNEQTGLYGEYFDDKFLEGTPQTRVDKVVNFDPVNNPPDPYTNFRHKSMRWTGYISPNFSGTYKIGVNSDDGVRMWLNDELVVDEWHNRGMTTDQVEIAMEAGKKYAIKLEYFDNGGDAICQLLWEVPTLTDDLYKEDKEVASASDYVIAVMGINKSIEKEGRDRTDLELPEDQVNYLKEIYAENKNIIVVLVAGSSLAINWMDENVPAIVDAWYPGEAGGTAIADVLFGDYNPAGRLPFTFYKSVTDLPDMDDYEVSNGRTYMYFEGDVLYPFGYGLSYTKFEYAKLKVKSKADKITVTTTVKNIGKYKGDEVVQLYFKAVHPSEKRPLKKLVGFKRETLGVGASKTITFEVSKKQLEFWDEKTKKWTFEEGDYEFMIGSSSKDIRLQKIKAIK, from the coding sequence ATGATAGTAAAAAAGAGTTTCATAGTTGCTTTAATACTACTTCCTGTCCTAGGCTTTTCACAGGAGAAATACACGTTTCAAAATCAAGAATTGCCTATTGAAGCCAGAGTGAATGATTTAGTGGAGCGCTTAACTATCGAAGAAAAAATTTCTATGATGGTTTCTACAGCCGAAGCAATTTCTAGATTGGATGTAGAAAAATATTACCATGGTAATGAAGCATTGCATGGCGTGGTCAAAGGGGGTAGATTTACGGTTTTTCCACAGGCTATTGCATTAGCCGCAACTTGGAATCCTGATTTAATTTATGAGGTATCTACGGCTATTTCCGATGAAGCCAGGGGTAAATGGAACTTCTATAACCAAGGTAAAGATCAAAAAAATGTCTATAGCGATTTGCTTACATTTTGGTCACCAACCATCAATATGGCTAGAGATCCACGTTGGGGGAGAACACCAGAAACCTATGGGGAAGATCCTTATTTAACCAGTAGGATAGGAGTGTCTTTTGTAAAAGGTTTGCAAGGAGATAATGAAAAGTATTTAAAAGTAGTTTCTACGCCAAAGCATTTTGTAGCCAATAACCAAGAAGAAAATAGGTTTGCGTATAATGCCAAAATATCTGAGAAGTCATTACGGGAATATTATTTTCCAGCTTACAAAGCAACAGTACAAGAGGCGAATGCGCAATCTATTATGAGTGCTTATAATGCCATTAACGGAGTGCCAAGCACCGCGAATAGTTGGCTGTTGAATACTGTTTTAAGAGAGGAATGGGGCTTTGAAGGGTATGTGGTGAGCGATTGTGGTGCGCCAACGTATATTGAAAAATCACACAAATATGTATCCACTAAAGAACAAGCTGCGAAAGTAGCTTTAGAGGGTGGTTTAGATTTAGAATGTGGGGATGACATTTATGCGAAACATTTACTAACGGCTTATAATAAGGGTTTAGTACCTAAAGAAAGTATAGATAAAGCAATCACGAGAATTTTAACGGCACGTTTTAAGTTAGGTATTTTTGATAGTACCGAAGGGAATCCGTATACTAAAATTTCACCAGAAGTAATTGGTTCAAAAGAGCATCAGCATCTAGCCTTAGAAACTTCTAGACAGTCTATGGTATTATTAAAAAATCAGAACAATCTATTACCCATAGATTTATCAGAAAAGAAAAAAATAGCAGTGGTTGGCTTTAATGCAAATCAAGTTGTTTTTGGAGATTATAGTGGTCTATCGGTAGTAAAACCAGTATCGCCTTTAGAAGGTATTATTGAAAAAGTAGGCAATAACGCAGATGTTACCTACGTAAAGTGGAAAACAGCGGCTAGAAATTTAAACCTTATTGAAGCTGAAAATTTACGAAATGACCATAATGAGCAAACTGGCTTGTATGGAGAATATTTTGATGATAAATTCTTAGAAGGAACTCCGCAAACACGAGTAGATAAGGTCGTTAATTTTGATCCTGTAAACAATCCACCAGATCCTTACACAAATTTTAGACACAAGTCTATGCGTTGGACAGGTTATATTTCGCCTAACTTTTCAGGGACGTATAAGATTGGAGTTAATTCTGATGACGGCGTAAGAATGTGGTTGAATGATGAGCTTGTTGTTGATGAATGGCACAATCGTGGGATGACTACAGATCAAGTAGAAATAGCGATGGAGGCGGGAAAAAAATATGCCATCAAATTAGAATATTTTGATAATGGAGGAGATGCTATTTGCCAATTGTTATGGGAAGTACCAACCTTAACCGATGATTTGTATAAGGAAGATAAAGAAGTTGCTAGCGCTAGTGATTATGTCATTGCCGTTATGGGAATTAATAAGTCTATTGAAAAAGAAGGTAGAGATAGAACAGATTTAGAATTACCGGAAGATCAAGTGAATTACCTGAAAGAGATTTACGCCGAAAATAAAAATATAATCGTGGTTTTGGTAGCAGGGAGTTCTTTGGCTATAAATTGGATGGATGAAAATGTACCAGCAATAGTAGACGCATGGTATCCTGGAGAAGCTGGGGGTACGGCCATTGCCGATGTATTATTTGGGGATTATAACCCCGCGGGTAGATTGCCATTTACCTTTTACAAGTCGGTAACAGACCTGCCAGATATGGATGATTATGAAGTTTCTAACGGGAGAACTTATATGTATTTTGAAGGTGATGTCTTGTATCCTTTTGGGTACGGATTAAGCTATACAAAATTTGAGTATGCTAAGCTTAAAGTAAAATCAAAGGCTGATAAAATTACAGTAACAACAACCGTAAAAAATATTGGAAAGTATAAAGGGGATGAAGTAGTGCAGTTATATTTTAAAGCGGTACATCCTTCAGAGAAAAGACCTCTTAAAAAATTAGTAGGCTTCAAAAGAGAAACTTTGGGGGTAGGAGCCTCTAAAACAATCACATTTGAAGTTTCTAAAAAGCAGCTTGAATTTTGGGATGAAAAAACAAAAAAGTGGACTTTTGAAGAAGGTGATTATGAATTTATGATTGGCTCTTCTTCTAAGGATATCAGGTTACAAAAAATAAAAGCAATCAAATAA
- a CDS encoding phosphatidylinositol-specific phospholipase C1-like protein, translating to MNFSLSYVRSVLALLVFTLIGCKSNKTRLNDIQVIGSHNSYKVAIEKPLYDYLYSLEPEKIEGLQYGHISLEKQLDLGLRNLELDVFYDPLGGHFSNPKGLAIVKSLGEEPLAFDVEEKLKVPGLKMFHVQDIDFRSHDLLFKDGLKSLKKWSDKHPEHTPIVILMNTKDQKVPQTRTPLVFGKNALDSLDVEIRSVFPSDKLITPDLVRGNFKTLEEAVLTVGWPKLKNLRGKFLFVLDEKEERINDYIVDHQSLKGRVLFVNSKEGNPEAAFRIVNNPVKDFEYIKTLVAKGYMVRTRADAATKEARINNYKKFEKAEASGAQVISTDYYVPSTLFASEYKVIFEDGTYERIKK from the coding sequence ATGAATTTCTCGCTCTCATACGTTCGTAGTGTTTTAGCACTTTTGGTTTTCACCCTAATCGGGTGTAAAAGTAATAAGACTAGGCTGAATGATATTCAAGTCATAGGCAGCCATAACTCTTATAAGGTAGCGATAGAAAAGCCTTTGTATGATTATTTGTACAGCCTTGAACCTGAAAAAATAGAAGGATTACAGTACGGACATATATCATTAGAAAAACAATTAGATCTAGGGTTAAGAAATTTAGAGCTAGACGTTTTTTATGATCCACTAGGGGGGCATTTTTCTAATCCAAAAGGATTAGCAATTGTAAAATCTTTAGGAGAAGAGCCTTTAGCTTTTGATGTGGAAGAGAAATTAAAAGTACCCGGGCTTAAAATGTTTCATGTTCAGGATATTGATTTTAGAAGTCATGATTTACTCTTTAAAGACGGACTCAAATCTTTAAAAAAATGGTCTGATAAACATCCAGAGCATACGCCCATTGTTATTTTAATGAATACAAAAGATCAAAAGGTTCCGCAAACAAGAACGCCTTTAGTTTTTGGTAAAAATGCCTTGGATAGTTTAGACGTAGAAATCAGAAGTGTTTTTCCTTCGGATAAATTGATCACCCCAGATCTTGTTCGTGGTAATTTTAAAACCTTAGAAGAAGCTGTTTTAACTGTTGGTTGGCCAAAACTAAAGAATCTAAGAGGCAAGTTCTTATTTGTTTTGGATGAAAAGGAGGAGAGAATTAATGACTATATAGTAGATCATCAATCTTTAAAAGGAAGAGTTCTTTTTGTAAACAGTAAAGAAGGCAACCCTGAAGCAGCCTTTAGAATCGTAAATAACCCCGTTAAAGATTTTGAATATATTAAAACATTAGTAGCCAAAGGGTATATGGTACGCACGCGAGCAGATGCGGCCACAAAAGAAGCACGTATTAACAATTATAAGAAATTTGAAAAGGCAGAGGCTTCTGGAGCACAAGTAATTTCTACAGATTATTATGTGCCGTCTACCTTATTTGCCTCTGAGTATAAAGTGATTTTTGAAGACGGTACCTATGAAAGAATTAAAAAATAA
- a CDS encoding glycosyl hydrolase 115 family protein, translating into MFKYLGVLLVCFLGSVVMAQETKKAEFSIVDESHTVTILIDKKDAKVVSIAATIFANDVSKVTGKKPVVGSKANLTSSAIIVGTIGKNTMIDKLIASGKLDVSKLQNQWERYAIQIIENPIKGIDKAIVIVGSDRRGTAYGILELSRKIGVSPWEWWADVTPEKKEVLSVSIHNTVSKSPSVKYRGVFLNDEDWGLQRWAALNFEPETGDIGPKTYAKVFELLLRLRANTIWPAMHSSTKPFYSYPENKFVADDYAIVIGTSHAEPMLSNINTEWKHDKMGEYRYDTNSETIKNLFTKRVKETAKLEGIYTTGMRGEHDSPMIVGEDDTDAQVHLLERVITDQRAILKKETKKNPTAIPQAFVPYKEVLNYYQSGLKLPEDITLVWTDDNYGYMRQLSTPKEQTRPGGAGVYYHTSYWGRPHDYLWLNSTNPVLMWEEMSKAYEFQSRDIWILNCGDIKPHEYNIELFLDMAWDMDNFEKSTAVKTHIQSWAEREFGKETAAEITDVLFENNRLAYIRRPEFMAWSQVEPVTKEGETELTQYHYGDEVSERIKSYETIIERTEILYAGIADHRKDAFYQLVYYSVIGASKLNQKWLYSFKNKFTAKQGRQSANAFGALSKEAYHRIEEETTYYNTKLQNGKWHHVMTMAPRFLPVFAQPATSTVQTDQKAKLGLALEGYQMEVNDEIINSYADVLPVFNSYTNSTYFIDVFVEGEGAVDWVAIPKADWIKLSEEKGTLRSENLEKRIWVSIDWTKVPKGENKKEAPLGHDFQLIPPSFKVNSAIDFISEGKTTTIGVSVYNPEFENLENYKGFVEDKGYVSINAENYTRKKAGNEADWQLFEGIGYTNKVITALPRNATPNVNLEAIKANSPVLEYDFYTFNFGEVAVNLQAVPTHAPHAGIGVRCAVAIDDASPVLVDFQTIGRSDEWKENVLKNASVKAAKQIVNKAGKHTLKIWMVDPGVMIDQVLIDLGGWKKSYAFPKETAKK; encoded by the coding sequence ATGTTTAAATATCTAGGAGTACTCTTGGTTTGTTTTCTGGGATCTGTTGTAATGGCGCAAGAGACTAAGAAGGCAGAATTCTCAATTGTTGATGAGAGCCATACGGTAACTATACTAATCGATAAAAAAGATGCAAAAGTAGTATCTATTGCAGCAACTATTTTTGCAAATGATGTTTCAAAAGTAACAGGGAAAAAACCAGTTGTAGGTTCTAAAGCTAATCTAACTTCTTCGGCTATAATTGTAGGGACTATTGGTAAAAATACCATGATAGATAAACTGATTGCCTCTGGGAAGCTAGACGTTTCTAAGCTTCAAAATCAATGGGAACGTTATGCGATTCAAATTATCGAAAACCCAATTAAAGGCATAGATAAAGCTATAGTTATTGTAGGTAGCGACCGTAGAGGAACCGCTTATGGGATTTTGGAATTGTCTAGAAAAATTGGTGTATCTCCTTGGGAATGGTGGGCAGATGTAACACCAGAAAAGAAAGAAGTACTTTCTGTTAGTATTCATAATACGGTGTCTAAAAGTCCGTCTGTAAAATATAGAGGGGTATTCTTAAATGATGAAGATTGGGGCTTGCAACGTTGGGCGGCTTTAAATTTTGAACCAGAAACAGGAGATATAGGACCTAAAACGTATGCTAAAGTTTTTGAATTGTTATTGCGATTAAGAGCCAATACCATTTGGCCAGCTATGCATTCGAGTACCAAACCATTTTATTCGTATCCTGAGAATAAATTTGTGGCAGATGATTATGCCATAGTGATAGGAACATCACATGCAGAGCCTATGTTGAGCAACATTAATACAGAGTGGAAACATGATAAAATGGGCGAGTATCGGTATGATACAAATTCAGAAACTATTAAAAATCTATTTACGAAAAGAGTAAAAGAAACAGCAAAATTAGAAGGAATTTACACTACAGGAATGCGAGGGGAACATGATTCGCCTATGATTGTTGGTGAGGATGATACAGATGCACAGGTTCATTTATTAGAACGTGTCATTACAGATCAACGGGCTATATTAAAAAAGGAAACTAAAAAGAATCCAACAGCTATTCCACAAGCATTTGTGCCTTATAAGGAAGTATTAAATTACTACCAAAGCGGATTAAAATTACCAGAAGATATTACGCTGGTATGGACGGATGATAATTACGGGTATATGCGTCAATTAAGTACTCCTAAGGAACAAACAAGACCTGGTGGGGCAGGAGTATATTACCATACGTCATATTGGGGAAGACCACATGATTATCTATGGCTAAATTCTACCAACCCTGTTTTAATGTGGGAAGAAATGTCTAAAGCTTACGAATTTCAATCGCGTGATATTTGGATTTTGAATTGTGGCGATATCAAACCTCATGAATATAATATAGAGCTATTTTTAGACATGGCTTGGGATATGGATAACTTTGAAAAGAGTACGGCTGTGAAAACACATATACAAAGTTGGGCAGAACGTGAATTTGGAAAAGAAACAGCCGCCGAAATAACCGATGTGTTATTTGAAAATAACCGCCTAGCCTACATCAGGCGCCCAGAATTTATGGCTTGGAGTCAGGTAGAGCCAGTAACAAAAGAAGGAGAAACAGAATTAACCCAGTACCATTATGGCGATGAGGTTTCAGAACGTATTAAGAGCTATGAAACTATTATTGAAAGGACAGAAATTTTATATGCAGGTATCGCTGATCATAGAAAAGATGCTTTTTATCAACTCGTGTATTATTCTGTCATTGGAGCGTCAAAACTAAACCAGAAATGGCTGTATAGTTTTAAAAATAAATTTACGGCAAAGCAAGGCAGGCAGAGTGCCAATGCATTTGGAGCTTTGTCAAAAGAAGCCTACCATCGTATAGAAGAAGAAACGACGTATTACAATACAAAACTTCAAAACGGAAAGTGGCATCATGTCATGACCATGGCTCCTCGGTTTTTACCTGTTTTTGCGCAACCTGCAACTTCAACTGTGCAAACAGATCAAAAAGCAAAATTGGGCTTGGCTTTAGAAGGGTATCAGATGGAAGTTAATGATGAAATCATAAATAGTTATGCAGATGTGCTGCCTGTATTTAATAGCTACACCAATAGCACTTATTTTATTGATGTTTTTGTAGAAGGTGAGGGGGCAGTAGATTGGGTAGCAATACCAAAGGCAGATTGGATAAAATTATCAGAAGAGAAAGGCACCTTACGTTCTGAAAATCTAGAAAAACGTATTTGGGTAAGTATCGATTGGACTAAAGTACCAAAAGGAGAGAACAAAAAAGAAGCTCCTCTAGGGCATGATTTTCAATTGATTCCACCAAGTTTTAAAGTAAATAGTGCTATAGATTTTATATCGGAAGGAAAAACAACAACGATAGGAGTTTCAGTTTATAATCCTGAATTCGAAAATTTAGAAAACTATAAAGGTTTTGTAGAAGATAAAGGATATGTATCTATTAATGCGGAGAATTACACGCGAAAAAAAGCAGGTAATGAAGCAGATTGGCAGTTGTTTGAGGGTATTGGTTATACGAACAAGGTTATTACGGCTTTGCCTAGAAATGCAACGCCAAATGTGAATTTAGAGGCCATTAAGGCAAATAGCCCTGTTTTAGAATATGACTTTTATACTTTTAACTTTGGAGAAGTAGCTGTAAATTTACAAGCAGTGCCCACCCATGCGCCACACGCTGGGATTGGCGTACGTTGTGCCGTTGCTATTGATGATGCATCACCGGTTTTAGTAGATTTTCAGACCATAGGACGCAGTGATGAATGGAAAGAGAATGTACTTAAAAATGCATCCGTAAAAGCTGCTAAGCAAATAGTAAATAAAGCAGGGAAACATACCTTGAAAATATGGATGGTAGACCCTGGAGTAATGATAGATCAAGTGTTGATAGATTTAGGAGGATGGAAAAAGAGCTATGCGTTTCCGAAAGAAACAGCCAAAAAATGA